From the genome of Candidatus Reconcilbacillus cellulovorans, one region includes:
- a CDS encoding quinolinate synthase, protein MEALALEYKAEQQQELKERIARLKKERNAIILAHYYQRDEIQEIADFRGDSFLLAQKAAETDADVIVFCGVHFMGESAKILAPDKRVIIPDERAGCPMADMVDVDGLRELKRKHPNAKVVTYINSSAEIKAESDICCTSSNAVKVVQSVDSDEVIWVPDKNLGHYVSQFTNKKMIIWEGYCNTHDLLTVKDVMEMKKRYPNAQFVAHPECRPDVVKLADFVGSTTAIIRYCRESPCEEFIVGTEDGTGYQLRKDSPHKKFYFATKFLVCPNMKVNTLKKVARCLETMKPEIYVPPHIAEKARLSLERMLQVK, encoded by the coding sequence ATGGAAGCGCTCGCCCTGGAATACAAGGCAGAACAGCAGCAGGAACTGAAAGAGCGTATCGCCCGCTTGAAGAAAGAGCGGAACGCCATCATTCTTGCACATTACTACCAGAGAGATGAGATTCAGGAAATCGCCGATTTCCGCGGCGATTCGTTCCTGCTTGCGCAGAAGGCCGCCGAGACCGACGCGGACGTCATCGTGTTTTGCGGCGTGCATTTCATGGGGGAAAGCGCGAAAATTCTCGCTCCGGACAAACGCGTGATCATCCCCGACGAGCGCGCCGGTTGCCCGATGGCGGACATGGTCGACGTCGACGGCCTACGCGAGTTGAAGCGGAAACATCCGAACGCCAAAGTCGTCACGTATATCAATTCCTCGGCGGAGATCAAGGCGGAATCCGACATTTGCTGCACGTCGTCGAACGCGGTGAAAGTCGTTCAGTCGGTCGACTCAGACGAAGTCATCTGGGTGCCTGACAAAAATTTAGGCCACTATGTGTCTCAATTCACAAACAAAAAAATGATCATCTGGGAAGGCTACTGCAACACGCACGACCTGCTGACGGTCAAGGACGTCATGGAGATGAAGAAGCGGTATCCGAACGCGCAGTTCGTCGCGCACCCAGAATGTCGGCCCGACGTCGTGAAGCTGGCCGATTTCGTTGGCAGCACGACCGCTATTATCCGGTATTGCCGCGAATCGCCGTGCGAGGAATTCATCGTAGGCACGGAGGACGGAACCGGTTACCAGCTGCGCAAGGACAGCCCGCATAAAAAGTTTTATTTCGCCACAAAGTTTCTCGTTTGCCCGAACATGAAAGTCAATACGCTCAAAAAAGTGGCGCGTTGTTTGGAAACCATGAAACCCGAAATTTATGTTCCGCCGCATATCGCAGAAAAAGCCCGCCTTTCGTTGGAACGGATGTTGCAGGTGAAATGA
- a CDS encoding hypoxanthine phosphoribosyltransferase yields MLDDIREVLIPADELQAKIRELAEAVNRDYEGLNPLVICVLKGAFIFMADLVKHLTIPLEIDFMAVSSYGASTRSSGEVKILKDLDLPVDGRHVLIVEDVVDSGLTLSYLIDVLERRNALSVRVVALLDKPARRTVELEPDYKGFTIPDVFVVGYGLDYAEKYRNLPFVGVLRPEVFSRNSSL; encoded by the coding sequence TTGCTGGACGACATTCGCGAGGTGTTGATTCCGGCGGATGAGCTTCAGGCCAAAATCCGCGAGCTGGCGGAAGCCGTCAACCGCGATTACGAAGGCCTGAATCCGTTGGTCATCTGCGTGCTGAAGGGCGCATTTATTTTCATGGCCGATTTGGTCAAACATCTGACGATTCCTCTCGAGATCGATTTTATGGCCGTTTCGAGCTATGGTGCATCGACGCGGTCATCCGGCGAGGTCAAAATTCTCAAGGACCTCGATCTTCCCGTCGACGGACGGCACGTTCTCATCGTGGAAGACGTGGTGGACAGCGGATTGACGCTCAGTTATCTGATCGACGTGTTGGAGCGGCGCAACGCGCTGTCTGTGCGGGTGGTCGCCCTGCTCGACAAGCCGGCCCGCCGGACGGTCGAACTGGAGCCCGACTACAAAGGGTTTACGATTCCGGACGTATTCGTCGTCGGCTACGGTTTGGATTATGCGGAAAAATACCGCAACCTTCCTTTTGTGGGGGTGCTTCGGCCGGAGGTGTTTTCCCGCAACAGTTCGTTGTAA
- a CDS encoding 50S ribosomal protein L31: MKQGIHPKFYVTTVTCACGNTFETGSVKQNIRVEICSNCHPLFTGKQKFVDTGGRVDRFRRKYGM, from the coding sequence ATGAAGCAGGGCATTCATCCGAAGTTTTACGTGACCACCGTCACGTGCGCATGCGGCAATACGTTCGAGACGGGATCCGTCAAGCAGAACATCCGCGTCGAAATTTGCTCGAACTGCCATCCGCTTTTCACCGGCAAACAGAAATTTGTCGACACAGGAGGCCGTGTCGACCGGTTCAGACGTAAGTACGGCATGTAA
- a CDS encoding nicotinate-nucleotide diphosphorylase (carboxylating) gives MFEVNGVNGGSLRESIRRWLDEDVGTGDVTTMTTVPANHESDAVIHAKQPGVVAGLPVAKAVFAEVDPGLVFVPLVPEGGRIERGTVLATVTGNTRAILIAERLVLNLLQRLSGVATTTRAFVDAVEGLPVRISDTRKTTPGLRVLEKYAVRVGGGHSHRFGLYDAVLIKDNHIKAAGGVARAIGAAKAQLSHTMKIEVEVETLEQLDEALEAGADIFLLDNMPIDVMREAVRRIRSVLPHAVVEASGSVTLDNVREIAETGVDVISIGRITHSAPALDISLDLSGRKEAVK, from the coding sequence ATGTTTGAAGTCAACGGCGTAAACGGAGGATCGCTGCGGGAATCCATCCGCAGATGGCTGGATGAAGATGTCGGAACCGGTGATGTGACGACGATGACGACCGTCCCGGCCAACCATGAATCCGACGCGGTCATTCACGCGAAGCAGCCCGGCGTCGTCGCCGGCTTGCCGGTTGCCAAGGCGGTGTTCGCCGAAGTCGATCCCGGCCTGGTGTTCGTCCCGCTCGTGCCGGAAGGCGGTCGGATCGAGCGCGGAACCGTTTTGGCGACGGTGACGGGCAATACGCGCGCCATTTTGATCGCGGAACGGCTGGTACTCAATCTGCTGCAGAGACTTTCCGGAGTTGCCACGACGACAAGGGCGTTCGTCGACGCGGTGGAAGGTTTGCCTGTCCGAATCTCCGATACCCGGAAAACGACGCCGGGACTGCGCGTTCTGGAAAAATACGCTGTACGCGTCGGCGGCGGCCACAGTCACCGGTTCGGCCTATACGACGCCGTACTGATCAAAGACAATCACATCAAAGCTGCCGGAGGCGTGGCGCGGGCGATCGGAGCCGCCAAGGCGCAGCTGTCGCACACGATGAAAATCGAGGTCGAAGTCGAAACGCTCGAGCAATTAGACGAGGCGCTGGAGGCGGGGGCGGACATTTTTCTATTGGACAACATGCCGATCGACGTCATGCGCGAGGCGGTGCGCCGCATCCGCTCCGTTCTTCCGCACGCCGTCGTCGAGGCATCGGGCTCGGTCACGCTGGACAACGTACGGGAAATCGCCGAGACCGGCGTCGACGTCATCTCGATCGGCCGCATCACGCACTCCGCGCCGGCGCTCGACATCAGTCTTGACCTTTCGGGCCGCAAGGAGGCCGTAAAATGA
- a CDS encoding L-aspartate oxidase has translation MTPRYLVDFSTGRIDVAETDVVVVGSGIAGLFTALKAAEKLRVLLVSKTALLESNTRYAQGGIAAVFSDDDSPEYHRQDTLAAGAGLCSSAAVDVLVHEGPECVRELIALGTRFDEEENGTYALTREGAHSQRRILHARGDATGYEIVRALSERVRETAGIEVWEHHFAIDVVTRRGECLGVLVQRPDGGRVFVRARATVLCTGGAGQLYRYTTNPDIATGDGVAMAYRAGALVRDLEFVQFHPTVLTYPGAPRFLLSEALRGEGAVLRNIHGERFMPRHHPQAELAPRDVVARAIVKEMEQTNATFVYLDITHEDAEKIKQRFPNIYNFCLQYGLDLTSDWIPVAPAAHYMMGGVRTDLDGQTSVPRLYACGEVSSTGVHGANRLASNSLSEAVVFGRRIVRSIETCPPLSGEPVRIEADFGRSEPLRQQAVEKRLRLQKTMLRHVGLKRNAEGLEKAGHELMRHMNVFYCRLADREEFEFANLLTCALLATRAAKLRTESRGAHFREDYPERDDACWRKHLLFHRDDGVLEEDAADV, from the coding sequence ATGACGCCGCGTTATTTGGTCGATTTTTCGACAGGCCGGATCGATGTCGCCGAGACCGACGTTGTCGTCGTCGGCAGCGGCATCGCCGGTCTGTTCACGGCGTTGAAGGCCGCCGAGAAGCTCCGCGTCCTGCTCGTGTCGAAGACGGCGTTGCTCGAATCGAACACGCGCTACGCGCAGGGCGGTATCGCCGCCGTATTCAGCGACGACGATTCGCCGGAATATCACCGCCAAGATACGCTGGCCGCCGGCGCCGGCCTCTGTTCGTCCGCTGCGGTGGACGTACTCGTGCATGAAGGGCCTGAATGCGTCCGGGAGCTGATCGCGCTCGGCACGCGTTTTGACGAGGAAGAAAACGGAACATACGCGCTGACGCGGGAAGGCGCGCACAGCCAGCGGCGTATTCTCCACGCGCGCGGCGACGCCACAGGCTATGAAATTGTGCGCGCTCTGTCCGAGCGCGTGCGCGAAACCGCGGGCATTGAAGTCTGGGAACATCATTTCGCGATCGACGTTGTCACACGGCGCGGCGAATGCCTCGGCGTACTCGTACAGCGTCCGGACGGCGGGCGCGTATTCGTCCGCGCGCGGGCCACGGTTCTTTGTACGGGCGGCGCCGGGCAGCTCTACCGGTATACGACCAATCCCGACATCGCCACGGGCGACGGCGTCGCGATGGCCTATCGCGCCGGCGCCCTCGTGCGCGATCTGGAATTCGTCCAGTTTCATCCGACCGTCCTGACGTATCCCGGTGCGCCGCGTTTTCTTCTTTCTGAAGCGCTGCGCGGCGAAGGTGCCGTTTTGCGCAACATTCACGGCGAACGGTTCATGCCGCGCCATCATCCGCAGGCGGAACTGGCGCCGCGCGACGTCGTCGCCCGCGCGATCGTAAAAGAAATGGAGCAGACGAACGCTACCTTCGTCTATCTGGACATCACGCACGAAGATGCGGAGAAGATCAAACAGCGATTCCCCAATATTTATAATTTTTGCTTGCAATATGGACTCGATCTGACCAGCGACTGGATTCCCGTTGCTCCGGCAGCGCATTATATGATGGGGGGCGTCCGGACCGATCTCGACGGCCAGACGTCCGTACCGCGTCTGTATGCCTGCGGCGAGGTGAGCTCGACCGGCGTACACGGCGCCAACCGGCTTGCCAGCAATTCGCTATCCGAAGCCGTCGTGTTTGGCCGTCGCATTGTCCGCAGCATCGAGACGTGTCCGCCGTTATCCGGTGAACCGGTACGGATCGAAGCCGACTTCGGCCGCAGCGAGCCGCTCCGGCAGCAGGCAGTTGAAAAACGGCTCCGGCTGCAAAAAACGATGTTGCGCCACGTCGGCTTGAAGCGGAACGCGGAAGGGTTGGAGAAAGCCGGACACGAGCTGATGCGCCACATGAACGTTTTTTATTGCCGGCTTGCCGATCGCGAGGAGTTCGAATTCGCGAACCTGTTGACCTGCGCCTTGCTGGCGACGCGTGCCGCTAAGCTTCGGACGGAAAGCCGCGGGGCGCATTTTCGTGAAGATTATCCGGAGCGCGACGACGCCTGCTGGAGGAAACATCTCTTGTTTCATCGCGACGACGGCGTGTTGGAGGAGGACGCGGCAGATGTTTGA
- a CDS encoding stage II sporulation protein E has product MRFGVGRWAFVRRLSARKWSLLLCVVAFLFGRAAIFSELSPFAAAFAAAVYFHRRDLFRWTSLCSAAGAVLGGWAHAAAVWAELTVFVLLQKGMERYERSDPAYGPVMAASAVLAVRTFAETIDEGFGWLSLLWVGVETALGFVLTVIFLQAMPIFVLRKSWLLRNEEIVCLMLLLASSMTGTVGWEAGGVSAEHVLSRYFTLLFAFVGGASLGASAGVVTGLVLSLADEADVVQISLLAFAGLLAGLVREGGKTAPAVGMALGASILSFYAGDGEAAVRSAWDTAVAVALFMLTPSSVVRMMARYVPGTVEYQRSQHEYVRRAREMTAKRVRRFAELFRQLSGSFRQGVAGRAVAGWDAGVGPFLDEVAERVCRTCHRKEWCWERHFSETERFVRDVVGAVGERESASSTRTGRGVRPEWRKACVRPEKVWDVVLERLRWQRFSGYWKKQLADGRQLVADQLSGVSQVMDDLARRLLREGWEMFVQEERIRQALEDLGLSIVHVDIVSLEPGNIEIEITRTDTGASDECRKIVAPMLTDFLGEPIAVRRENRSDDGQGYFTAVFGSAREYVVETGVAAAAKGGELLSGDCYSVAELDNGKFAVAISDGMGNGERAREESSAALSILQQLLQVGLDERLAIQSVNAVLALRSPDESYATVDLALIDLHDAETTFLKIGSAPSFIKRGEEVLRVAAHNPPVGILQNIDVDLIGMRLKPGDLLIMMSDGLYDASGDGVGRDAWIRRAIREIRTDDPQEIADCLLEQAIRHRQGVIADDMTVVVAKIRTHRPEWATFRWPGFARMERPKTVS; this is encoded by the coding sequence ATGCGTTTCGGCGTAGGCCGGTGGGCATTTGTGCGCCGGCTTTCGGCGAGGAAATGGTCGCTTCTTTTATGCGTCGTCGCGTTTTTGTTCGGTAGGGCGGCGATTTTTTCGGAGCTGTCGCCGTTTGCGGCGGCGTTTGCAGCGGCCGTTTATTTTCACCGCCGCGACTTGTTCCGGTGGACAAGCCTTTGTTCGGCCGCGGGAGCGGTGCTAGGAGGGTGGGCGCACGCGGCAGCCGTTTGGGCGGAGCTTACGGTCTTCGTTCTGTTGCAAAAAGGAATGGAACGCTACGAACGGTCCGATCCCGCTTACGGGCCGGTCATGGCTGCGTCCGCGGTGCTCGCCGTGCGCACGTTTGCGGAGACGATCGACGAGGGATTCGGCTGGCTGTCGTTGCTTTGGGTCGGCGTCGAGACGGCGCTCGGTTTTGTGTTGACCGTCATCTTCCTGCAGGCGATGCCGATTTTCGTTTTGCGTAAAAGTTGGCTGCTGCGCAACGAGGAGATCGTCTGCCTGATGCTGCTTCTCGCCTCATCCATGACGGGAACGGTCGGGTGGGAAGCCGGCGGCGTTTCCGCCGAGCATGTGTTGAGCCGCTATTTTACATTGCTGTTTGCGTTCGTCGGCGGAGCCAGCCTCGGCGCTTCGGCCGGCGTCGTGACCGGGCTCGTGCTCAGCCTGGCCGACGAGGCGGACGTCGTCCAGATCAGCTTGCTTGCTTTCGCCGGTCTGCTCGCCGGGCTCGTGCGGGAAGGCGGCAAGACGGCGCCGGCTGTCGGCATGGCGCTCGGTGCGTCGATTTTGTCTTTTTACGCCGGCGACGGGGAAGCGGCCGTCCGGTCGGCTTGGGATACGGCCGTTGCAGTGGCGCTGTTTATGCTGACGCCGTCTTCGGTCGTCCGGATGATGGCCCGTTACGTCCCGGGGACGGTCGAATACCAGCGCTCACAGCATGAATATGTGCGCAGGGCGCGCGAAATGACGGCAAAACGGGTGCGGAGGTTCGCGGAATTGTTTCGGCAGTTGTCCGGTAGTTTCCGCCAAGGCGTCGCCGGGCGCGCCGTCGCAGGGTGGGATGCCGGCGTCGGGCCGTTTCTGGACGAAGTCGCCGAACGGGTATGCCGGACGTGCCATCGCAAGGAATGGTGTTGGGAGCGGCATTTTTCCGAGACGGAGCGGTTCGTCCGCGATGTCGTCGGAGCGGTCGGGGAACGCGAATCGGCCTCGTCGACGCGGACCGGACGCGGGGTTCGGCCGGAATGGCGAAAGGCGTGCGTCAGGCCGGAAAAAGTATGGGACGTCGTGCTTGAACGTCTTCGGTGGCAGCGGTTTTCCGGGTACTGGAAAAAGCAGCTGGCCGACGGCCGCCAGCTGGTGGCGGACCAGCTGTCCGGCGTCTCGCAGGTGATGGACGATCTGGCGCGACGGCTGCTTCGGGAAGGATGGGAGATGTTCGTGCAGGAGGAGCGCATTCGCCAGGCGCTGGAGGACTTGGGGCTTTCCATCGTTCACGTCGATATCGTCAGTCTGGAGCCCGGCAACATCGAGATCGAAATTACCCGCACCGACACCGGTGCTTCGGACGAATGCCGCAAAATCGTCGCACCGATGTTGACGGACTTTCTAGGCGAACCGATCGCTGTCCGGCGTGAAAACCGGTCGGACGATGGACAAGGCTATTTCACGGCGGTATTCGGTTCCGCCCGGGAATACGTCGTGGAAACCGGCGTCGCCGCCGCAGCGAAGGGCGGCGAACTGTTGTCCGGCGACTGTTACAGCGTCGCGGAACTGGACAACGGCAAGTTTGCGGTCGCGATCAGCGACGGCATGGGCAACGGCGAGCGCGCGCGGGAGGAGTCGAGCGCGGCGCTGTCGATTTTGCAGCAGCTTCTGCAAGTCGGTCTCGACGAGCGGCTGGCGATCCAGTCGGTCAACGCCGTGCTGGCGCTCCGGTCGCCCGACGAATCGTACGCAACGGTCGATCTTGCGCTGATCGACTTGCACGACGCGGAAACGACGTTTCTGAAAATCGGGTCCGCCCCCAGCTTCATCAAGCGGGGCGAGGAAGTGCTGCGCGTCGCGGCGCACAATCCGCCGGTCGGCATTTTGCAAAATATCGACGTCGATCTGATCGGCATGCGGCTTAAGCCAGGCGATCTGCTCATCATGATGTCGGACGGCCTGTATGACGCTTCGGGCGACGGCGTCGGCAGAGACGCGTGGATTCGGCGCGCGATCCGCGAGATCCGTACGGACGATCCGCAAGAAATCGCCGATTGCCTGCTGGAACAAGCGATCCGGCACCGCCAAGGAGTTATCGCCGACGACATGACCGTCGTCGTCGCCAAAATCAGGACGCACCGCCCGGAATGGGCGACGTTCCGCTGGCCGGGATTCGCACGGATGGAACGCCCGAAGACGGTCAGTTGA
- a CDS encoding Hsp33 family molecular chaperone produces the protein MKKTDNDYMVRAITSDGCIRAFAAKTTNTIEQLRLAHGLAPLATAVLGRAATAVVMMAYMLKDGGKVAVQIRGDGPVGAVVAEADADGSVRGFVDHPDVELPPNAAGKPDVAGAVGKSGFLHVIKDIGLKEPYRGSVPIVSGELGEDFAYYFAKSEQVPSAVALGVTTAADGRVLAAGGWIVQLMAGVPEEKVEEIEQKLRALPPVNSLFADGGTPERLLSEILGDVRFLDRQEVRFACRCSRERVEETLTGFGSDEIGRILEEDGRAELVCHYCGQIYRFDRYELESLLQRLKN, from the coding sequence ATGAAAAAAACAGATAACGATTATATGGTGCGGGCCATCACGTCGGACGGCTGCATTCGCGCGTTTGCGGCGAAGACGACGAACACAATCGAACAGCTGCGGCTTGCCCACGGCTTGGCGCCGCTGGCGACGGCAGTGCTCGGACGGGCGGCAACTGCGGTCGTTATGATGGCCTACATGCTGAAAGACGGCGGCAAAGTCGCGGTGCAAATCCGCGGCGACGGCCCGGTCGGTGCGGTCGTCGCGGAAGCCGACGCTGACGGCTCGGTGCGCGGTTTCGTCGATCACCCCGATGTCGAGTTACCGCCGAATGCGGCAGGCAAACCCGACGTCGCCGGCGCCGTCGGCAAGTCGGGGTTTTTGCACGTCATCAAGGACATCGGATTGAAAGAACCGTATCGCGGCAGCGTTCCGATCGTGTCGGGAGAACTGGGCGAGGATTTCGCTTACTATTTCGCAAAATCGGAACAAGTTCCGTCGGCCGTGGCGCTCGGCGTTACGACTGCTGCCGACGGACGCGTTCTTGCAGCGGGCGGCTGGATCGTTCAGCTGATGGCCGGCGTGCCGGAAGAGAAGGTCGAGGAAATCGAGCAGAAATTGCGCGCTTTGCCGCCGGTCAATTCTTTGTTTGCGGATGGCGGGACACCTGAACGACTGCTGTCGGAGATTTTGGGCGATGTACGCTTTTTGGATCGGCAGGAGGTGCGGTTTGCCTGCCGTTGTTCCCGCGAGCGGGTGGAAGAAACGCTTACCGGATTCGGGAGCGACGAGATCGGCAGGATCCTAGAGGAAGACGGGCGTGCGGAACTCGTCTGTCATTATTGCGGGCAAATCTATCGTTTTGATCGGTATGAACTTGAAAGCCTTTTGCAACGTCTGAAAAATTAG
- a CDS encoding tRNA lysidine(34) synthetase TilS yields the protein MSRELERAIERAVRAGLLARGDRLVVAFSGGPDSTALLHLLHRYSARWDWRLVAAHVNHGLRAGEAERDAEAARAFAERLGVPFERGDLDVPAVVARTKENVQAAARRLRYAFLREVAARHGASKIALAHHADDQAETVLLRLVRGAGPSGLAGIPERRREGDVEVVRPLLGVTKADILEYCEAHGLLFCRDSGNETRRYDRNRIRLDVMPVLRELNPAVSAAISRLAGIVREEDAYLDEAARCAATEGVRMETGEASFSRAWFCGLPLALQRRVIKLILNYLSEQEKAQGWTDWTWAHAEAVREAVVKPSPPNADFAVRRDVRLRRQYDEIRLFLDVSGGGRDGPLQVTARAVSIDVSADGELRWFGAVLVWNRIPASELARRSLDARREAAFDADALVCPVAVRSWRPGDRMQVLGMEGTKKVQDLFVDDKVPVCRRRLLPVVTDGVGDILWIPGVRRSRLALVTETTERVLYMKYCDQDCD from the coding sequence ATGTCCCGGGAACTGGAACGCGCGATCGAACGGGCCGTGCGCGCAGGGCTGCTCGCCAGAGGCGACCGGCTGGTCGTCGCTTTTTCCGGTGGGCCGGATTCGACCGCCCTTTTGCATTTGCTGCACCGGTATTCGGCGCGATGGGATTGGCGGCTTGTCGCGGCTCACGTCAATCACGGCCTTCGCGCCGGGGAGGCGGAGCGCGACGCCGAAGCGGCGCGCGCGTTTGCCGAGCGGCTCGGCGTTCCGTTCGAACGGGGGGATCTCGACGTGCCTGCGGTCGTCGCGCGGACGAAGGAAAACGTTCAGGCGGCCGCGCGGCGGCTGCGCTACGCATTTTTGCGGGAGGTCGCCGCCCGTCACGGCGCGTCGAAAATCGCGCTGGCGCATCATGCCGACGACCAGGCGGAAACGGTGCTGCTCAGACTCGTCCGCGGTGCGGGGCCGTCAGGTTTGGCCGGCATCCCGGAGCGCCGGCGCGAAGGGGACGTCGAGGTCGTGCGCCCGCTGCTCGGCGTCACGAAGGCGGACATTCTGGAGTATTGCGAGGCGCACGGATTGCTGTTTTGCCGGGACAGCGGCAACGAGACGCGCCGGTACGACCGCAACCGGATCCGGCTCGACGTCATGCCGGTGCTGCGGGAACTCAATCCGGCGGTATCGGCGGCGATTTCGCGGCTGGCCGGAATCGTGCGCGAGGAGGACGCCTATCTGGACGAGGCGGCCCGGTGTGCCGCAACGGAGGGCGTCCGCATGGAGACGGGGGAAGCGTCGTTTTCCCGCGCCTGGTTTTGCGGCCTTCCTCTCGCTTTACAACGGAGAGTGATTAAACTAATATTAAATTATCTTTCGGAACAAGAGAAGGCTCAAGGGTGGACGGACTGGACGTGGGCGCATGCCGAAGCCGTTCGGGAAGCGGTGGTGAAGCCGTCTCCGCCGAACGCGGACTTCGCCGTCCGCCGGGACGTCCGGCTGCGAAGGCAGTACGATGAAATCCGGCTTTTTCTCGACGTCTCCGGCGGGGGGCGGGACGGGCCGTTGCAAGTGACGGCGCGCGCCGTGTCGATCGACGTTTCGGCCGACGGCGAACTTCGCTGGTTCGGCGCCGTGCTGGTATGGAACCGTATTCCTGCGTCGGAGCTGGCGAGACGGTCGCTCGACGCACGTCGGGAAGCCGCGTTCGACGCCGACGCTCTTGTTTGTCCGGTCGCCGTCCGCAGCTGGCGTCCCGGCGACCGAATGCAAGTGCTCGGCATGGAAGGGACGAAGAAAGTCCAGGATCTGTTCGTCGACGACAAAGTTCCCGTTTGCCGCAGGCGGCTGTTGCCCGTCGTCACGGACGGCGTCGGCGATATCTTGTGGATTCCCGGCGTCCGGCGTTCGCGTCTTGCGCTTGTTACGGAAACGACGGAAAGGGTACTCTATATGAAGTACTGCGATCAGGACTGCGATTGA
- a CDS encoding pantothenate kinase produces the protein MILAIDVGNTNIVLGLYRGRELLRHWRLGTNRQATADEYGILIHQLFRHAGFEADRVEGVVVSSVVPPLMMVIEELCRTYLKQVPLVVGPGVRTGLNIKYENPREVGADRICNAVAAIELYGPPVIVVDFGTATTFDFIDETGCYLGGAIAPGIGISTEALYRHAAKLPRIELAKPKSTVGRNSVAAMQAGIIFGFASQVDGIVERMRREFQIDAKVIATGGLAGLIADESSVIQDVNPFLTLEGLRIIYEKNR, from the coding sequence ATGATTCTCGCCATCGACGTCGGCAACACGAACATCGTGCTCGGGCTTTACCGCGGGCGCGAGCTTCTTCGTCACTGGCGACTCGGCACGAACAGGCAGGCGACCGCGGACGAATACGGTATTTTGATTCATCAGTTGTTCCGCCATGCCGGATTTGAAGCGGACCGGGTGGAAGGCGTCGTCGTCTCTTCGGTTGTTCCGCCGCTGATGATGGTGATCGAGGAGCTGTGCAGGACGTATTTAAAACAAGTTCCGCTCGTGGTCGGACCCGGCGTACGGACCGGTCTGAACATCAAATACGAAAATCCGCGGGAAGTCGGAGCCGACCGCATCTGCAACGCAGTGGCCGCCATCGAGCTGTACGGTCCGCCGGTCATCGTCGTCGATTTCGGGACGGCTACGACGTTCGACTTCATCGACGAGACGGGCTGTTATCTCGGCGGTGCAATCGCGCCCGGCATCGGCATTTCGACGGAAGCTTTGTATCGCCATGCCGCGAAATTGCCGCGCATCGAATTGGCTAAACCGAAAAGCACGGTCGGACGAAATTCCGTCGCTGCAATGCAGGCCGGCATCATCTTCGGTTTCGCCTCCCAGGTCGACGGCATCGTCGAGCGGATGCGTCGAGAATTCCAGATCGACGCCAAGGTCATCGCGACTGGCGGGCTGGCCGGCTTGATCGCCGACGAATCAAGCGTGATTCAGGACGTCAATCCGTTTTTAACGCTGGAAGGACTGCGGATCATTTATGAAAAAAACAGATAA